DNA sequence from the Salmo trutta chromosome 28, fSalTru1.1, whole genome shotgun sequence genome:
GGAAACAGTCACTGTCTCTGGGACCTGGCCCCACGCCGCCTCCTGCCCCGGACCGACCTCTCAGGCTTCAGCAGCACCACCTACAACACAGACACATGTCATCATTACAACTGCACTGCTGCTAGAAACAGGCCGTGGCAACTGAGTTGATATAAAAGGTCCAATTAGGTTAAATGAGAGTTGCGGGAAGGTCTAGTGCTTTACCGTGGGATTAGGTTCCTCTAGGGCTGGAGCGTCCAGATCTCGGAAATCCTCCAGCACATTCTGTAGCCTAAGACACACAAAGAAATTAatatcaatatacacacacacacagtgtacaaaacattaaggacacctgctctttccatgacatggattgaccaggtgaaagctacaatACAATCCCTTgacgtcacctgttaaatccacatagacgaaggggaggagacaggttaaagaaggatttttaagccccgagacaattgagacatggattgcgcatgtgcgccattcagagggtgaatggcaagacaaaatatttaggtgcctttgaacagggtatggtagtaggtgccaggcgcagcgGTTCGTGTCAAAAGCcgcagcgctgctgggtttttcacgctcgacagtttcccgtgtgtataaagAATAGTCCACCACACAAAGAACATACAgtcaacttgacaactgtgggacacattggagtcaacatggtccagcatccctgagaaacgctttcgacaccttgtagagtccatgccccgacaaattgaggctgggggttcaaatcaatattaggaacaacttcctaatattgagttgcacccccttttgccctcagaacagcctcaattcatcgatgcatgctctacaaggtgtcgaacaCACATATAGtgcatacggaaagtattcagaccccttgacttcatccacattttgttacattgcagcgctattctaaaatggattaaattgtccccccccccccatcactatacacacacacacacaataccccataatgacaaagcaaaaactgtttttttgaaatcttcagaacattttttgaaaatctattaaaaataataaactgaaatatgacatttacataagtaatcagaccctttgctcagtactttgctgaagcagctttggcagcgattacaggcttgagtcttcttgggtatgatgctacaagcctggcacaaCTGCACTaggggactttctcccattcttcactgcagatcctctcaagctcaggtctctccaaatgtgtttgattgggctcaagtccaggctctggctgggccacacaaggacattcagagacttatccctaagccactcctgcattatcttggctgtgtgcttattggaaggtgaaccttcaccccagtctgaggacctgagtgctctggagcaggttttcatcaaagatctctctgtacttagttccgtccatctttccctcaatcctgactggtctcccagtcccttaaaaacatccccacagcatgatgctgctgccaccaccatgcttcaccatagggatgtgccaggtttcctccagacgtgatgcgtGGCATTTAGGCCGAAGAGTTCGATCttattttcatcagaccagagaatctggtttctaatggactgagagtcctttaggtggcttttggcaaactccaagcgggctgtcatgtgccttttactgaggagtggcttccatctggccactctaccaaatcatgtccaatcaattgaatttacaacaggtgaacaacattcaagttgtagaaacatctcaaagatgaccatcaggtcaatttcgagtctcatagcaaagggtctgaatacttacgtaaataaggtatctgtttttaattttgaatacatttgcacaaatttctaaaaacctgtttttgctttgtctatctatgtgtagattgatgaggaaaaaaatatttaatccatttttgaataaggttgtaatgtaacaaaatgtggaaaaggtcaaggggtctgaatacttcccgaatgcactgtatacacacacatacatacatatttacCGGTATTCAATTTAATTGTTCTAATGAAAAATGGTAGTGTTATAAGTACCATTGAGAAGATAGTCAGAAAAGAATGCCGGTGCTCATCGTTATCAAAGATTAATGTACAGAATCAAAATGAGCTCACGTTTGTTTTCTCTTCCTGCCCCTCCTGGCTCCTACCGTTTGTGCAGTTTGGTTCTGAAAGGGAAAAAGGGCACTGAAGTCAATAAGGCACAAATTCTCTCTGAAATCTTTCACTGCATGTTATGTAATATGCAATATTGTGGAGGAAGGGCATTTTTAGCAATGCAGTGGTAAAACAATACATCCTTATGGCTCACCTTGCCCTGCTCCATGTGCTGCAGACCCACAGTCTCCTCCTTGGGGCAGCTGCCCCCATCTCTGGGGCTCAGGTACACCCCTGCCTGGGGTCTGTCCCCATTCCTATCTGTGACAGCCTGGCCGTACGACTCGGTCTTGGCTTCCTCAAGGTAGATGGGAGGCAGAGGGGGGTTAGTGAGACCCTCTGGGACCCCTGGCTTGCTCTGCAGGGGTGTGGACGAGCCGTCGTTGCTGGGTTTGGGGGTGCCCTGAGCCGGGGAGTGGGCCGCCTCCAAGTTGAGCCGGGACAGTTCCGGGTTCCTCAGGGAGCAGGCCAGGCGAGGGCTCAGGGACAGGGGGGCAGAGGGGGCAGGGTGCTCCCCAGGGTAGGAGGGGGGTAAGGCACAGAGGACTTCCACCCCAGTCTGAGCTGCTTCTTGCTCTTTAGCACTGACCTGGAGGAAAGAGGTGTAGATGGTGTCCATGAAGGAGGCATAGGGGTCCAGAACGCTCCCCGCGGAGCCCTCACCACGCTGGGACACGGGGGTACGGACGGGACAGGGGCTGGGCGCAGCCTCTGGGGTAAGCCGATTGGCTGGAATATCCTCCTGAGGGGCGGGGCTGTCTTTTTCCTGTAAGGAGATTGGCTTTTCTCCCTCCGAGGGCGGTGCCATGTTGAGctgaaggaggaagaggaacGGATGATGTGATCAACATCCAAtagtgatatttaaaaaaaatcacaggACAAGGCTTGTGACAGGAGCGGAATACAACAAGTACCTGAATGTTGTTGAGGAGGTTGATGGCCCCATCAGGGCCCTGGAGTAGAGGCATGCCCAGGGCAGAGGTCTGtacaggggggaggaggagagggcctgCACCTAGCCCCAGCAGGCTGTGGAGGCTAGTCAGAGCAGACAGGTCTCCTACAGAGACACATGGGTCATCACCAAAACGGTTTCCGAATGATCAATATGTGGGTAATCTACAAGATATAGCTTTGTTGTAGCTGTTCCCCACAGTTGGACATAATTCACTATTCAGAGAGTTACATGTAATAGACAATACTAACTATGATTCAGCATAGCGAGGGCTTGGGACTATGAGGttcttttaacatttttttgtcaaaaatgagttaatgacatagccttgttctgttcaatgttctctaacTATATAGTACTCTAAACAGCCCCAAAATAATGctgttaagttcaaaagaatacaagatAAAAATTACTGTTCAAACCGGTGAGGGTTCAGAACTTTTAAAGCCAATTATTTCAGAATCAATAGGCAACAAAACCGCTTGATATTAACAGCAGTGGAAATGAACGGTGCTGTGACTAACCTAGTAGGCTTGGGTTGAGGAGAGTGGGCAGTAACTGGTGGAGGACAGGGTTGTCCTTCCCCTGGACAGACAGGGGGATGAGGGTGTCCACCCCCCCATCAGGGCCTGAAGCTGAGACCTGGATGGAGACGGGACCAAAACAATCAACTGACCTCTCTAATACAGATAGTGCTAACTCTTTCACAAGGGCAAACTACTGAGTATGAGCACTGAGATAAGGGAGGGAGCCTACCTGAGGTGGgggttgttggggtggggggaGCTGAGGGGTGGGAGGGAGGTCAGTAGAACCCAGGGCAGCGGTTAGCAGAGTGGGGCTGAGGGAGAGGAAGCccgggggagggagaggagcggGGAGCAGGAGCGACTGCAGGGCCTGGAGGGGCCCCTCGGCTGGCGGCAGCAGGCCCTGGAGGGCCTCAAGGAGCCCAGGGCCGGGGAAGGACGACAGGTCCAGGAGTCCAGAGCCTTTATCCAGAGACAAACCGTCCAACAAGGCTGGGatgtgctgctgctgcagggGGAGGTCCAGGCTCAACTGGCCCAGCCCAGACAGGGGCAACATGGCAGCCTGCTGTTGGCCAAGTAGCAGGGAGGCCATAAGGAGAGCCTGGAGGCCCAGTTTCTCCCCTATACCCAGATCACCCTCCTGGCCTGGGGTAAGGGTGGCAGAGGGGGGTAGAAGTGGGTTCAACAGACCCAGGAGATTGAGAGGCAGCTCTCCCTGACCTCCCATTAGAGAGGGGAGTAAGCTAAACGGAAAGTTGTGGTTCAGATGGGCAGTCTGTTGTTGTTTCTGGTGTTGCTCTTGATGCTGTTCATGCTGTAACAGTAGTTGCTGATGTTCCGATTGTTGTTGATGATCGGGCAATTGATGGTGTTGCTGTGAGGTGTTAGAGGTGGGGAGGTGACCCTGCTGACCGCCCAGCCACAGGCCCAGGGGCAGGGAGCCCAGGATGGTGGGGTCCAGGAGGGAGGGCAGGCCGGCTGTGGCAGACAGAAGCTGGAGCAGCTGCTCCTGGCTCATGAAGGGGAAGGCTTCGGCCAAGGGTAAGGAGCCGGAGGAGTCCCCTAGGGAAGGGGTGTTGCAGGGCCCGGGGCTGCAACCTCCTGGGGGTTTGCTCACTGTAGAACTACGATGATCAACACTCTCAGGCTCTTGCACCCCTAGAGAGGATAAAATAGAACCAGGATGAAAGGAGCGAGGGAGATGATTGTTCAAAACGCACAGTGCTCAACAACAACTAACATGAATAAAGTCGAATGAACAATGAATCAATTTTCCTATTGTGTGGATTCCACCTAGTTAGAGACAGATTTTGAAGGCTCATCCTCACCTGCAGTGTTGTTGCCGGTGGTTGTGTCCAGGCCCCCTTCCTCCAGAGGCGTGGTGGAGGAGGCTGCCAGCAGGGCCAGCACGTGGTTACTAAGATCCAGGGGTCTGGGGGAggtggtggtgctgctgcagCTGGTGACGGTGGTGCTATGGTTGGAGGTGGGGGTGCTGTTGGGAGGATGACCCAGGCTGAGACCAGGGCCTAGTGTTGATATGCTCTCAATCTCCACTGATGCACTGACGTCGGGCAAGGCCTGGCACATGGGAGActgtatggtggtggtggtggtggcggcatcCATAGGTTGGTTTTGGGCCTGCCGTAGCCCATCAGGGGTGTGTGGGGTGGGCGAGGGGCTACTGCGATGGTGTGCTGACTGAGCGTTGGACAGGGCCGTAGAGGGAGACCGTGTCTGTTTGGGACTGGCCTTCGTATGTGGAGACTGTGCACTAGCGCTACCAAGCCTGGACAATGactgagagggagacaggggctGTGACAGGCCTTGCATGGTACAGGGATGAGAGGGGGACTGCATGGGGAATGGTCTAATGTTTaaatgggagggagagggagactgcCTGGGGCTCTGCCTCGTGCCTCCTGTACCGTGTCCAGAGCCGGGCTGGGCTCCGGCGGCTTGGGCGTTCTGCATACTGAGCAGGTGAAGCAGAGCGGAGAGAGGCTGGGTGGGAGGATCCGGTTGACCCGCCACGATCGTAGTGAAGTCCAGGGCGCCGTCAGGCTGCTTCTGGGGCCCTGTGAGCGGGCAGGAGCGCCGGACTGAGAGCCTCAGACCCTGGAGGTGGTTCTCCGAGGTGGCAGAGTGGGACGAGCCTGAGGTAGAGGAGGGTTGAGAGTGCAAGTCGGAGAGGTTGAGCACGTCGCCGGGAGTTCTGAGAGCGCTCACCTGGGAGTCCTTCAGCATGCTGAGCACCGTGGGCGAACGGCGCTGCCGCTTCCTATGGGACGTCCGGTCTGTAGGGGAGAGGTGCAGGGGACTCGAGGCTAGGGGCTGAGAGAGGGTGGCGCAGGGGTGGAGAAGCAGGTGGGAGGCTGCAGGGAGGGGCCTAGTGACGGAGGGATGGCTGTTGTTGTGTAAAGTGCTGTTTGTTACCTTTGACTGCCGAGACTCTTTCGAGACCTCCAGAGAGGTGGCCGAGCTAAGGACGCTGGCCGAATTGGGACTGTGGTCGTGGGCCATCTGGCTGGCCAGCTGAGCCTTAGCTGCTGCCGAGAGGAGGCTACTGGCAGGAAACGAGGCTGTGTGTGGTTGCTTCTGGTGGTTCAAGAACTGTCCAAGAGGCGACCCAGAAGGACCAGCACTGATCCCCATGCCTGAGCCTGAGCCGGTGGCAGAAGCAGGTGCCTTTGTGGGCTTCTCACCCTTTTCAAGAGCTAGAGAGAGGATCTGAGGATTGCTTTGGTTGCTCAGTGAGTTCGGGTTAAGGATGTGATTATTAGTGCTAGCGTTGCCTGAGTT
Encoded proteins:
- the LOC115166199 gene encoding methyl-CpG-binding domain protein 5, with protein sequence MMGGSESGSGDTDGVQTVAIQVPIGWQRRVEDGLVVYVSPSGTVLSSLEEVKSYLLTDGTCKCGLECPLVIHKVFNFSLGVKVQQRSQLVGKAEQDMTKLCNHRRKVVAMAALCRSMQASQLPYVSCHTEVTSAIMENRDPKRMRVDREEEEERGTYPSKHHLVQSRPNNNLNHNPCGSPKYSTQLVYSYNGSSPLSHASTNSHHSPEILKRLPPPLHFPPTTSQFSSYGAPQRSPYTPTPQNFSQGQRTPQTPEAPGSPNLGPLSPLPPSSPGTLGRGGQSHPHGIIIGSLLSPSCSPSPRQRSRHPSASSSLSEQGVGGVVLGGYPPRRISSSSPHSPLPGGSPNLHFPKYKLEDILEQFRNSGNASTNNHILNPNSLSNQSNPQILSLALEKGEKPTKAPASATGSGSGMGISAGPSGSPLGQFLNHQKQPHTASFPASSLLSAAAKAQLASQMAHDHSPNSASVLSSATSLEVSKESRQSKVTNSTLHNNSHPSVTRPLPAASHLLLHPCATLSQPLASSPLHLSPTDRTSHRKRQRRSPTVLSMLKDSQVSALRTPGDVLNLSDLHSQPSSTSGSSHSATSENHLQGLRLSVRRSCPLTGPQKQPDGALDFTTIVAGQPDPPTQPLSALLHLLSMQNAQAAGAQPGSGHGTGGTRQSPRQSPSPSHLNIRPFPMQSPSHPCTMQGLSQPLSPSQSLSRLGSASAQSPHTKASPKQTRSPSTALSNAQSAHHRSSPSPTPHTPDGLRQAQNQPMDAATTTTTIQSPMCQALPDVSASVEIESISTLGPGLSLGHPPNSTPTSNHSTTVTSCSSTTTSPRPLDLSNHVLALLAASSTTPLEEGGLDTTTGNNTAGVQEPESVDHRSSTVSKPPGGCSPGPCNTPSLGDSSGSLPLAEAFPFMSQEQLLQLLSATAGLPSLLDPTILGSLPLGLWLGGQQGHLPTSNTSQQHHQLPDHQQQSEHQQLLLQHEQHQEQHQKQQQTAHLNHNFPFSLLPSLMGGQGELPLNLLGLLNPLLPPSATLTPGQEGDLGIGEKLGLQALLMASLLLGQQQAAMLPLSGLGQLSLDLPLQQQHIPALLDGLSLDKGSGLLDLSSFPGPGLLEALQGLLPPAEGPLQALQSLLLPAPLPPPGFLSLSPTLLTAALGSTDLPPTPQLPPPQQPPPQVSASGPDGGVDTLIPLSVQGKDNPVLHQLLPTLLNPSLLGDLSALTSLHSLLGLGAGPLLLPPVQTSALGMPLLQGPDGAINLLNNIQLNMAPPSEGEKPISLQEKDSPAPQEDIPANRLTPEAAPSPCPVRTPVSQRGEGSAGSVLDPYASFMDTIYTSFLQVSAKEQEAAQTGVEVLCALPPSYPGEHPAPSAPLSLSPRLACSLRNPELSRLNLEAAHSPAQGTPKPSNDGSSTPLQSKPGVPEGLTNPPLPPIYLEEAKTESYGQAVTDRNGDRPQAGVYLSPRDGGSCPKEETVGLQHMEQGKNQTAQTVGARRGRKRKQTLQNVLEDFRDLDAPALEEPNPTVVLLKPERSVRGRRRRGARSQRQ